A genomic region of Klebsiella sp. RIT-PI-d contains the following coding sequences:
- the narH gene encoding nitrate reductase subunit beta, translating to MKIRSQVGMVLNLDKCIGCHTCSVTCKNVWTSREGMEYAWFNNVESKPGTGYPQQWENQDKWKGGWIRKINGKLQPRMGNRALLLGKIFANPHLPGIDDYYEPFDYDYQHLHNAPEGKHQPIARPRSLITGQRMNKITTGPNWEEILGGEFEKRAKDQNFHNMQKAMYGQFENTFMMYLPRLCEHCLNPACVATCPSGAIYKREEDGIVLIDQDKCRGWRMCITGCPYKKIYFNWKSGKSEKCIFCYPRIEAGQPTVCSETCVGRIRYLGVLLYDADAIEQAASTESEKDLYERQLGIFLNPNDPAVIAQALKDGVPQSVIDAAQQSPVYKMAMDWKLALPLHPEYRTLPMVWYVPPLSPIQSAADAGELGSNGILPDVDSLRIPVEYLANMLTAGDTKPVLLALKRMLAMRHYKRAETVDGKLDTRALEEVGLSEAQAQEMYRYLAIANYEDRFVIPSSHRELARDAFPEKSGCGFTFGDGCHGSDSKFNLFNSRRIDAIDVTTKTEPHQ from the coding sequence ATGAAAATTCGTTCACAAGTCGGCATGGTGCTGAATCTTGATAAATGCATCGGCTGTCACACCTGCTCGGTCACCTGCAAAAACGTCTGGACCAGCCGCGAGGGGATGGAGTACGCGTGGTTTAATAACGTCGAAAGTAAACCCGGTACCGGTTATCCGCAGCAGTGGGAAAACCAGGACAAATGGAAAGGCGGCTGGATCCGTAAAATCAACGGCAAACTGCAACCGCGGATGGGCAATCGTGCGCTGCTGCTGGGTAAAATCTTCGCTAACCCGCATCTGCCGGGCATTGATGATTATTATGAGCCGTTCGACTATGACTATCAGCATCTGCATAACGCGCCGGAAGGGAAGCATCAGCCGATTGCCCGTCCGCGCTCGTTGATCACCGGTCAGCGGATGAACAAAATCACCACCGGTCCGAACTGGGAAGAGATCCTCGGCGGCGAGTTTGAGAAACGCGCCAAAGATCAGAACTTCCACAATATGCAGAAGGCGATGTACGGCCAGTTCGAAAACACCTTCATGATGTATCTGCCGCGTTTGTGCGAGCACTGTCTTAACCCGGCGTGCGTTGCGACCTGTCCGAGCGGGGCGATTTATAAGCGTGAAGAAGACGGCATTGTGCTTATCGATCAGGACAAATGCCGCGGCTGGCGGATGTGCATCACCGGCTGCCCGTATAAAAAAATCTACTTCAACTGGAAGAGCGGTAAGTCCGAGAAGTGCATTTTCTGCTATCCGCGCATCGAAGCCGGCCAGCCGACCGTGTGCTCCGAGACCTGCGTGGGACGTATTCGCTACCTCGGCGTGCTGCTGTATGACGCCGATGCGATTGAGCAGGCGGCAAGCACCGAGAGTGAGAAAGATCTCTATGAGCGTCAGCTGGGGATTTTCCTGAATCCGAACGATCCGGCGGTGATAGCGCAGGCGCTGAAAGATGGTGTACCGCAGAGCGTCATCGATGCCGCGCAGCAGTCGCCGGTGTATAAAATGGCGATGGACTGGAAGCTGGCCCTGCCGCTGCACCCGGAATACCGTACGCTGCCGATGGTCTGGTATGTTCCGCCGCTGTCACCTATTCAGTCGGCGGCGGATGCTGGCGAACTGGGAAGTAACGGCATTCTGCCTGACGTGGACAGCCTGCGTATCCCGGTTGAATACCTGGCAAATATGCTGACGGCAGGCGACACCAAACCGGTGCTGCTGGCGCTGAAGCGGATGCTGGCGATGCGTCACTACAAACGTGCTGAAACGGTGGACGGCAAGCTTGATACCCGCGCCCTTGAAGAGGTGGGTTTGAGTGAAGCCCAGGCGCAGGAAATGTATCGCTACCTGGCGATTGCTAACTACGAAGATCGCTTTGTGATCCCCAGTAGCCACCGCGAACTGGCGCGTGACGCATTTCCTGAGAAGAGCGGTTGTGGCTTCACCTTCGGTGACGGTTGCCACGGTTCTGACAGCAAATTCAACCTGTTTAACAGCCGTCGCATTGATGCTATCGATGTGACCACCAAAACGGAGCCGCACCAATGA
- a CDS encoding nitrate reductase subunit alpha: MSKFLDRFRYFKQKGETVADGHGQLLETNRDWEEGYRQRWQHDKVVRSTHGVNCTGSCSWKIYVKSGLVTWETQQTDYPRTRPDMPNHEPRGCPRGASYSWYLYSANRLKYPLMRKRLMKMWREAKVQHSDPVDAWASIIEDSDKAKSFKQARGRGGFVRSSWQEVNELIAASNVYTVKTYGPDRVAGFSPIPAMSMVSYASGARYLSLIGGTCLSFYDWYCDLPPASPMTWGEQTDVPESADWYNSSYIIAWGSNVPQTRTPDAHFFTEVRYKGTKTVAITPDYAEIAKLCDLWLAPKQGTDAAMAMAMGHVMLREFHLDNPSQYFTDYVRRYTDMPMLVMLEARDGYYAAGRMLRAADLVDALGQENNPQWKTVAVASNGEMIAPNGSIGFRWGEKGKWNLEQRDGTSGKEAELNLSLLGSHDDIAEVGFPYFGGEGTEHFNKVELQNILLHKLPVKRLQLADGSTALVTTVYDLTLANYGLERGLGDDNCASSYDEIKAYTPAWAEKITGVARANIIRTAREFADNADKTHGRSMIIVGAGMNHWYHMDMNYRGLINMLIFCGCVGQSGGGWAHYVGQEKLRPQTGWQPLAFALDWQRPPRHMNSTSYFYNHSSQWRYESLTAKELLSPLADPARYTGHLIDFNVRAERMGWLPSAPQLGTNPLYIAREAEKAGMTAVDYTVKSLKEGSIRFAAEQPENGKNHPRNLFIWRSNLLGSSGKGHEYMLKYLLGTENGIQGKDLGKQGGVKPEEVEWRDNGLDGKLDLVVTLDFRLSSTCLYSDIVLPTATWYEKDDMNTSDMHPFIHPLSAAVDPAWESKSDWDIYKGIAKTFSEVCVGHLGKETDVVTLPIQHDSAAELAQPLDVKDWKKGECDLIPGVTAPHIMTVERDYPATYERFTSIGPLMDKIGNGGKGIAWNTQSEMDLLRKLNYTKAEGPAKGQPMLNSAIDAAEMILTLAPETNGQVAVKAWAALSEFTGRDHTHLALNKEDEKIRFRDIQAQPRKIISSPTWSGLEDEHVSYNAGYTNVHELIPWRTLSGRQQLYQDHQWMRDFGESLLVYRPPIDTRSVKAVMGEKSNGNPEKALNFLTPHQKWGIHSTYSDNLLMLTLSRGGPIVWMSEADANDLGIEDNDWIEVFNSNGALTARAVVSQRVPAGMTMMYHAQERIVNLPGSEITGQRGGIHNSVTRISPKPTHMIGGYAQLAYGFNYYGTVGSNRDEFVVVRKMKNINWLDGEGNDQVQESVK; this comes from the coding sequence ATGAGTAAATTCCTGGACAGGTTTCGCTACTTCAAACAGAAGGGTGAGACTGTTGCCGACGGGCATGGACAGCTTCTTGAGACCAACCGCGACTGGGAGGAAGGCTATCGCCAGCGCTGGCAGCACGACAAAGTGGTGCGTTCTACCCACGGCGTAAACTGCACCGGCTCATGCAGCTGGAAAATCTATGTAAAAAGCGGTCTGGTGACCTGGGAAACGCAGCAGACCGACTACCCACGTACGCGTCCGGATATGCCAAACCATGAACCTCGTGGCTGTCCGCGCGGGGCCAGCTACTCCTGGTATCTCTACAGTGCAAACCGTCTGAAATATCCGCTGATGCGCAAACGGCTGATGAAAATGTGGCGCGAAGCGAAAGTCCAGCACAGCGATCCGGTTGATGCCTGGGCGTCCATTATTGAAGACAGCGATAAAGCCAAAAGTTTTAAACAGGCACGTGGTCGCGGCGGCTTCGTCCGCTCCTCCTGGCAGGAGGTTAACGAACTGATTGCGGCGTCTAACGTCTATACCGTGAAAACCTACGGCCCCGACCGCGTAGCGGGCTTCTCGCCGATCCCGGCGATGTCGATGGTTTCTTATGCCTCCGGCGCACGTTATCTGTCGCTTATTGGCGGTACCTGCCTGAGCTTCTATGACTGGTATTGCGACCTGCCGCCTGCGTCGCCGATGACCTGGGGCGAGCAAACTGACGTGCCGGAATCCGCCGACTGGTACAACTCCAGCTATATCATTGCCTGGGGGTCAAACGTTCCGCAGACGCGTACTCCGGATGCCCACTTCTTTACTGAAGTTCGGTATAAAGGCACCAAGACTGTGGCCATCACCCCGGACTATGCCGAAATCGCCAAGCTCTGCGATCTGTGGCTGGCACCCAAACAGGGTACCGACGCCGCGATGGCAATGGCAATGGGCCACGTCATGCTGCGCGAATTCCATCTCGACAACCCAAGCCAGTACTTTACCGACTATGTTCGCCGCTATACCGACATGCCGATGCTGGTGATGCTGGAAGCGCGCGACGGTTATTATGCCGCAGGTCGTATGCTGCGCGCCGCCGATCTGGTGGATGCGTTGGGCCAGGAGAATAATCCACAGTGGAAAACCGTGGCTGTCGCCAGCAACGGCGAGATGATCGCACCCAATGGCTCAATTGGTTTCCGCTGGGGTGAAAAAGGCAAATGGAACCTTGAACAACGTGATGGTACCTCAGGCAAAGAGGCTGAGCTGAATCTCAGTCTGCTGGGCAGTCATGACGATATCGCAGAAGTGGGCTTCCCGTACTTTGGTGGGGAAGGTACCGAGCATTTCAATAAAGTTGAGCTGCAAAACATTTTGCTGCATAAACTGCCGGTAAAACGTCTGCAACTGGCGGATGGCAGTACGGCTCTGGTAACCACAGTTTATGATTTGACGCTGGCAAACTACGGTCTGGAGCGGGGGCTGGGCGATGATAATTGCGCCAGCAGCTATGACGAGATCAAAGCTTACACGCCGGCATGGGCTGAAAAAATTACCGGTGTAGCGCGCGCAAATATTATTCGCACCGCTCGCGAATTTGCTGATAACGCCGACAAAACGCACGGTCGTTCGATGATTATCGTCGGTGCCGGGATGAACCACTGGTATCACATGGATATGAACTACCGTGGTCTGATTAATATGCTGATTTTCTGCGGCTGCGTTGGTCAAAGCGGCGGCGGCTGGGCGCACTATGTGGGCCAGGAAAAACTGCGTCCGCAAACCGGCTGGCAACCGCTGGCGTTTGCCCTTGACTGGCAGCGTCCGCCGCGCCACATGAACAGCACCTCTTACTTCTATAACCACTCCAGCCAGTGGCGTTATGAATCGCTGACGGCGAAAGAGCTGCTCTCTCCGCTGGCCGATCCGGCGCGTTACACCGGGCATCTGATTGACTTCAACGTTCGCGCCGAGCGTATGGGCTGGTTACCCTCTGCGCCACAGTTAGGCACTAACCCGCTGTACATTGCTCGTGAAGCGGAAAAAGCCGGGATGACGGCGGTCGATTATACCGTGAAATCGCTGAAAGAAGGCTCGATCCGCTTTGCGGCTGAGCAGCCGGAAAACGGTAAAAACCATCCGCGTAACCTGTTTATCTGGCGCTCAAACCTGCTCGGCTCTTCCGGTAAAGGCCATGAGTACATGCTGAAGTATCTGCTGGGCACCGAAAACGGTATTCAGGGTAAAGATCTGGGCAAACAGGGCGGCGTTAAACCAGAAGAAGTGGAATGGCGCGATAACGGCCTTGACGGCAAACTCGACCTGGTTGTCACTCTCGACTTCCGTCTGTCGAGCACCTGTCTCTATTCAGACATCGTGCTGCCGACCGCCACCTGGTATGAAAAAGACGACATGAATACCTCGGATATGCATCCGTTTATTCATCCGCTGTCTGCCGCGGTTGATCCGGCGTGGGAATCAAAAAGCGACTGGGATATCTATAAGGGTATCGCGAAGACATTCTCTGAAGTCTGCGTCGGGCATCTGGGCAAAGAAACTGACGTTGTTACGCTGCCCATTCAACATGACTCCGCCGCTGAACTGGCGCAGCCGCTGGATGTTAAAGACTGGAAAAAAGGCGAATGCGATCTGATCCCGGGCGTGACTGCGCCGCATATCATGACCGTTGAGCGTGATTATCCGGCCACGTACGAGCGCTTTACCTCCATCGGTCCGTTGATGGACAAAATCGGTAACGGTGGTAAAGGCATTGCCTGGAATACGCAGAGTGAAATGGATCTGCTGCGTAAGCTTAATTACACCAAAGCAGAGGGGCCGGCAAAAGGTCAGCCGATGCTGAACTCGGCGATTGACGCCGCAGAGATGATCCTCACCCTGGCACCGGAAACTAACGGTCAGGTAGCGGTAAAAGCCTGGGCTGCATTAAGTGAGTTTACCGGTCGCGATCATACCCATCTGGCGCTGAATAAAGAAGACGAGAAAATTCGCTTCCGCGATATTCAGGCGCAGCCGCGTAAAATTATCTCCAGTCCGACCTGGTCCGGCCTTGAAGATGAACACGTGTCGTATAACGCCGGATACACCAACGTGCACGAGCTGATCCCGTGGCGCACCCTGTCCGGCCGCCAACAGCTGTATCAGGATCATCAGTGGATGCGTGATTTCGGTGAAAGCCTGCTGGTTTATCGTCCACCGATTGATACTCGCTCAGTAAAAGCAGTAATGGGTGAGAAATCCAACGGTAATCCGGAGAAAGCGCTGAACTTCCTGACGCCGCATCAGAAGTGGGGTATCCACTCCACCTATAGCGACAATCTGCTGATGCTGACATTGTCGCGCGGCGGTCCAATTGTGTGGATGAGCGAAGCGGATGCCAACGATCTGGGCATTGAAGATAACGACTGGATCGAAGTGTTTAACAGCAACGGTGCGCTCACCGCACGTGCGGTAGTGAGCCAGCGCGTACCGGCGGGGATGACCATGATGTACCACGCGCAGGAGCGTATCGTGAACCTGCCGGGGTCGGAGATCACCGGTCAGCGTGGCGGGATCCATAACTCCGTCACCCGTATCAGCCCGAAACCGACCCATATGATTGGCGGTTACGCGCAGCTGGCCTACGGCTTTAACTACTACGGCACCGTCGGCTCCAACCGTGATGAGTTCGTGGTGGTGCGTAAGATGAAAAATATTAACTGGCTGGATGGCGAAGGCAATGACCAGGTACAGGAGAGCGTAAAATGA
- a CDS encoding NarK family nitrate/nitrite MFS transporter: MSHSSVPTRDSGSVITDWRPEDPQFWQQQGHRVASRNLWISVPCLLLAFCVWMLFSAVAVNLNKVGFNFTTDELFMLTALPSVSGALLRVPYSFMVPVFGGRRWTAFSTGILVIPCIWLGFAVQDTSTPFSTFIIIALLCGFAGANFASSMANISFFFPKQKQGGALGINGGFGNLGVSVMQLIAPLAISLSIFAVFGGTGVEQPDGSLLYLENAAWIWVPFLMVFTLAAWFGMNELATSKASFRSQLPVLKRGHLWILGFLYLATFGSFIGFSAGFAMLSKTQFPEVNVLHFAFFGPLVGALARSVGGAMSDRLGGIRVTLVNFIFMAIFSGLLFLTLPSAGSDGNFIAFFGVFLLLFLTAGLGSGSSFQMIAFLFRKMTVERVKAAGGTDEQATREAATDTAAALGFISAIGAIGGFFIPKAFGTSLALTGSPAGAMKVFLVFYIACVAITWVVYGRKKYNNK, translated from the coding sequence ATGAGTCACTCAAGCGTCCCGACCCGGGATTCTGGCTCGGTTATTACCGACTGGCGTCCGGAAGATCCGCAATTCTGGCAGCAGCAGGGCCACCGTGTGGCCAGCCGCAATTTGTGGATCTCCGTTCCCTGTCTATTGTTGGCTTTTTGCGTCTGGATGTTGTTTAGTGCAGTGGCGGTCAATCTTAATAAGGTCGGATTTAATTTCACAACCGATGAGCTGTTCATGCTGACGGCACTACCGTCGGTTTCCGGGGCGCTGCTGCGTGTTCCTTACTCCTTTATGGTGCCCGTTTTCGGAGGGCGCCGCTGGACGGCATTCAGTACCGGTATACTGGTGATCCCGTGCATCTGGTTGGGATTTGCCGTGCAGGATACCTCCACGCCGTTTAGCACGTTTATTATTATCGCTCTGCTGTGCGGATTTGCCGGAGCAAACTTTGCTTCAAGTATGGCCAATATCAGCTTCTTCTTTCCCAAACAAAAACAGGGCGGGGCATTAGGCATTAACGGCGGATTTGGTAATCTTGGCGTCAGTGTAATGCAACTGATTGCGCCGCTGGCCATTTCACTCTCTATTTTTGCTGTTTTTGGCGGAACCGGGGTCGAACAGCCGGATGGCTCTCTTCTTTATCTCGAAAATGCCGCCTGGATCTGGGTGCCTTTTTTAATGGTATTTACCCTTGCGGCCTGGTTTGGCATGAATGAACTGGCGACTTCTAAGGCTTCTTTCCGATCCCAGTTGCCGGTGCTTAAACGCGGGCACCTCTGGATACTTGGTTTTCTGTATCTGGCCACCTTCGGCTCATTTATCGGGTTTTCAGCAGGCTTTGCCATGCTGTCTAAAACACAGTTCCCGGAGGTTAACGTTCTGCACTTTGCCTTTTTTGGTCCGCTGGTGGGCGCGCTGGCACGTTCCGTTGGCGGAGCGATGTCCGACCGCCTGGGCGGGATCCGCGTCACCCTGGTCAACTTTATCTTTATGGCGATTTTCAGCGGACTGCTGTTCCTGACCTTGCCGTCTGCCGGCAGCGACGGTAATTTTATTGCCTTCTTTGGCGTCTTCCTGCTGCTGTTCTTAACCGCCGGTCTGGGAAGCGGGTCCAGTTTTCAGATGATTGCGTTCCTGTTCCGTAAAATGACCGTAGAGCGGGTTAAAGCGGCGGGTGGCACCGACGAGCAGGCAACACGCGAGGCCGCAACGGATACCGCAGCCGCGCTGGGTTTTATCTCCGCAATTGGGGCCATCGGCGGTTTCTTTATTCCTAAAGCATTTGGTACCTCTCTGGCGCTTACTGGCTCACCAGCCGGGGCGATGAAGGTGTTCCTCGTGTTCTATATTGCCTGCGTAGCAATCACGTGGGTGGTATACGGACGTAAAAAATATAATAACAAGTAA